GGTGAGTCCACTTTGGTGAGGGTTATGCATACATCCCGTAACTCTATATATACAGTTCCGTTCGTTAAAGTGCCACTCCAAAGTGCTTTCAGCAACATCCCTCAGTAGAGGAAGTACATTCTCAAAATGAATATACGATACAGGTAAGAAACAGTTAACCCTCAATTATTTATATCACCATcaaatgagaaagaaaaaaagagcaaGTAAAATCTGTTGAAAATGGCTCGTCACACCCTCATAACTAAAATCAGATGAATCTGGCATTATTTTTCATTCCATGTAGCAAAGTATGGTCTTTATGAATACATCTCAGGTACCTGTATTGTAATCAGATATGGTTCTGTCGATAAACTTGTGGTCGAGCTGAATAACTAGACCATTCTGCACCAGTCTCCACACCACCGCTATACGGCCACCAGCTCCTCTACCAAGTGCAGTCTTTAGCATTGAGGTTCTTACTCATAACTTTGATGCATACAAACACACCTCCGGGTCAATTGCAAAGTAAAAAAACGAATGACACAAGATACCCCAAAAATAAATAAGCCAAATATAAATGACATACTTTAAAAAGCTTTATAAAATTAAATACCTCCAATTATTTTATCAacatttcaatttaaaaaaaagggAGAATCCTTTTTCCTAATAAATAATTAAAGAGATAGCACATGTTTAGCCATAAGCTATAAGCTAAACACGTGCCATCTTCAATCAAATGGTGACATTGGTATTGGGCCCTGCTCCTAACTCTTCTGTTCTGTCATTGGCCCATCTACTACCCACCGTTGGCAGTCAGTCCAGAACCAGGAGAGGTGGCAGAACATTAGGACAGCCTTGGTCTCCTGCTTAGTCTTCACAGTGCTTTATGTGGTGAAGATAACAGGAAAGGTAGCAGAGGTGCAGAAAGCCAGTTTAAGGTTTGTGGGTGTTTGCATTCCGCCCCCAGCCCAGCTGTCAATCCAGAGGACAGTTACAGCGTTGCCACAGTTACCGGGTTACCGGGTAACGCCACAGATAAACGACGTCTGGAAcggaagaaaaaaaatatatacatattgttTTCAAACAAAGACATAACATTTAGTAATTTGGATATAAAACAGAAATATCCTATTACCATCATTGTGATCAAAGAAGATGTAAAAGAATATGTAAAAACACTAACAGATGTGTGACTCACACGCAGGTCAGTAACGCTGACATAAAGTGGACAACAAGCAGAAAAGAGATGGTGTTGTCATGTATAAATGCCAAAGAGAACAACTAGCCATGTGTAATCAAGTCCGTCTTCTGGTTGTGTCACCGGTTGTCTCTTCTGCTCCCAGGAAGGCCTTGGAACGACTTGTTCTGGGGGGGGCAGATCCCAGTAGCACACAGCGCAACCAAAAGGGAGCAGTGTACTATGCACTACAATACATCACAGTGGTTGAGTGCTGGAGAAATTCTATCCCAACTTCCATTCGGAGTTTCTAAGACTGTTAAACTTCATGCAGTAGGGCTGTGTAGTCAGCCTCAGTATGAAGCAAGCCATACTTAATCTTTGCGATGCACAATAAATCATAAAAACGGTAGGATTGCTAAATTGTCAGTTCCATGCCAAGCAAACGCTTTTCACAAAAAGACTTTGTACAGCGAGACAGAAAACACTGACAGCAACTGAGCGAGTgaatgccactttgtttacatactcatctcatatgtatatactgcactcgataccatctactgtatctttatgtaatacatgtatcactagccactttaactatgccactttgtttacatactcatctcatatgtatatactgcactcaataccatctactgtatcttgcctatgctgctctgtagcatcactcattcatatatccttatgtacatattctttatccccttacactgtgtataagacagtagttttggaattgttagattacttgttggttattactgcattgtcggaactagaagcacaagcatttcgctacactcgcattaacatctgctaaccatgtgtatgtgacaaataacatttgatttgatttgaatgagatCGGCTTAGTAAGCGTCGAACCAAGCAGTCACTTCATTTAActgagtgagtgaatgaatgagATCGGCTTAGTAAGCATCGAACCAAGCAGTCACTTCATTTAAAATCCACCGTCCATACCTTGTGTTTAGTGCATTTCATGGAGAAGTTCTCTTCATTGAGGACACAGTCTGTGGGGAGAAAAATGCTTGGATCAATGAAGGGGACTGATCAAGAGCAAAACAGCAGCTGAACCGGcctccacacacacatcaacCGGCTACAGATagagcctacacacacacacacacacacacacacacacacacacacacacacacacacacacacacacacacacacacacacacacacacacacacacacacacacacacacacacacacacacacacacacacacacacacacacacacacacacacacacacacacacacacagggtggcaTTACTGTTTTACAAACTCGGTACTAGTGTTATAATATAGGAAGGGGGAGGTTAGTGTttggacacagacaaacacacgaTCCAGGATACACTTCACACTCCATCCCCCAGGGGGCATTAACTGGGTCTAGCACATCCGCTGCTGCCAATTACGGCCAGTCAGTGTCCCAGCTGGCAAGCCGTGAGGCTGCTGTTTGTGTTTGATGGCCCGAAGGCCTTTACTTTTGTTTTGAGTCTTTCGTTTGGGATTCAATTCCCCTTTTTGTACATGTTTATGTTTGAACAAATAATCCTGGACTGGCCGACCTAGAGGTCAAGAGAAACAGAGCTGGCCCTGGACCAAGGTAGAGTTGCTCTCTCCCTGGGTACATGTATATTCAACACCTGGTCACATGATTTCTCACATAAATGCACATTCATTCAGGTTACAGACCAGTTAGCTGGGTCGCAGGtccctagacataacgagtcaggttacagaccagttAGCTGGGTCGCAGGtccctagacataacgagtcaggttacagaccagttAGCTGGGCCGCAGATCCCTAGACATAACGggtcaggttacagaccagttAGCTGGGTCGCAGAtccctagacataacgagtcaggttacagaccagttAGCTGGGTCGCAGAtccctagacataacgagtcaggttacagaccggTTAGCTGGGTCGCAGGtccctagacataacgagtcaggttacagaccggTTAGCTGGGTCGCAGATCCCTAGACATAACGAATCAGGTTACAGACCGGTTAGCTGGGTCGCAGAtccctagacataacgagtcaggttacagaccagttAGCTGGGTCGCAGGTCCCTAGACATATCGAATCAGGTTACAGACCAGTTAGCTGGGTCGCAGGtccctagacataacgagtcaggttacagagCAGTTAGCTGGGTCGCAGGtccctagacataacgagtctGGTTACAGACCAGTTAGCTGGGCCGCAGAtccctagacataacgagtcaggttagACCAGTTAGCTGGGCCGCAGAtcccacgtgtaaccacgccagcccaggacctccagatcaggcttcttcacctatgggatggtctgagaccagcgacctagacagctgatgaaactgaagaGTATATGTGGATGTAATAAACAcaaaatattttgtgtggaaaaacttattccgattggctgggcctggatcCCCAGTGGGTGGGGGCCACCCATGGCTGCCCTGTGAAATCCATttattagggcctaattaatttcaattgactgatttgctTACATGAAACTGTAACTCACCGAAATCGTTGATATTGTAGCACGTCacgtttatatatttttgttcagtatagattgcTTATGAATAATCACCATTAATAAATGGAACAATGATTATGTTATTCAATGTACTGACTCCAAAGTGTGGCACGCAGGCCACTGAGCCTATTTCAATGCATACATGCTCCTATTATGCACAACAAAAATGACAAAGATATACTTTTTACATAGGCCGTACCAAAAGATCAGTAGGCCTGTGCTAGTAATTGTGTCTTGACGCCCCATTGCTGGTGAGCTTGCAAAGTAAACCGTTCATATTTTTGATCACCAACATTTTTTGGAGCCGGACATTTATTATGGCAATCCTCCCTCCCTACAATTTCACTGCACCCAATCCTATAGCTGTACAACAAATCAGCAATATGTTCTCTGGCGCACTGGACCTTTGTTGATCGACAGCTTGCTGGTCCAATCAGAGATCAGAGTGTGCATTTCATAACCAATCTGTTGCCCTTTTTATTCTAAGGGCAATGCTGTGGCTACTGCCTCTGGCTGCATGGAGAGTTACCCACAGAGACTGTGCCACAAAATAAGTCCAGAGTCTTGACGCTCCGAAGTAAAGTCTCAAATAATGACATTTTCTATCAAATCGAGTCTCAAGACACATCTGTGAGACAAGGAGACTCACCCAATGGTCCCGGTAGGGGACAGGGATAAGGACAGAGGAGACTCACCTGACTGTAGAGAACACCTGTAGTGATACTTGTTGGGGCATCCTTTGATGAAGCAGCCCAACGTGGCACCTGGGTTATGGCAGCGAGAACACGTCTGAAAACATGAAATACAATGAATTCTCGTGTTGCGGGCCAAGACCAAAGACAAGCTGCTATAGTAGTTTACATTGCGGgtacatttcgctacacctgcaataacatctgctaaacacgcgTTTGTGACCAATAAAACTTGATTTGACATTGTTTGACAGAGTTGTAGCACTGTTAAATATGAACTAAATGTAAAAATAGTAAACAGACGGTTACAACAGCAGACATAGTCCCCATGGAAGATCATTATATAGTCACCCCAAATCATACATCAATAAAGACATGTTTTTATCCTGCAGGATTTACACTTACCGTCTCCTGAGCCACCTTGACTGCCTCTTCCAGGCCGTAGACCCTTCCCTTCACCAGGAACACACCTGCAGACCAGATGCTGCAGTCCTCATGGAGCCAGTACTCACACTGGTCCAGAGGCACCACCGGGGGAACGTACCAGTCATCCACTGCAGCCCTGGACCCAGATGTTACCGAAGGCCCAGCCTCAATCCTGCCCCTCTTAGATCCAGGGCTGCCTGAGGGGTCGCTGTCACTGGTCCATCTCCCCAGCAGGCCCTCCCGTTTCAGCCGGGGGTCAGGTTTGTGGGGCCAGGGGACCCCCGGGGGCCGAGCACACTTTCTACCCCGGCCTCTCACGCTGCAGGATGAGTCAGAGTCACTGAGATCCTCCTCTTCTTTGAGGCCTGGTTTGCTAGCTGGGGCTTCAGTGCCGGGTCTGTATCCCTCAGGGTAGTATGGTCCGTGGAGGTCCCCAAGGTCCATGGCGTTAGCCGAGCCTCCACACAGGCAGCAAACCAGTGAGCTGTGGTGCTGGCTGTGGGTGGAGATGCGGCCAAGCTGGAGGCAGGAAGTGGAGGGTACAGCCCCTGGGATGAAACccctggatcctgaacttccagCCTGCTGTTGCCCCTGGCCATTCTGCCTGGGCTTCTCCTCCTCTGGGTAGTTGATGACAGTACAGTTGgcgggggaggtggaggagggcttATGCTCTATgtggatgaaaggagagaatgtgTCCACCCTcatgtccctcttctcctccttgtaGTTGATGTATTTCAGTTTGATCTCAGGCTCCCGAGGGGAGAATATTGAGGACTGATCCAGTCTGGGTTTCTTCCTTTTCTTCTTGGGAGCAGGGGTCGCCTTCCTTGTTTTGGCTGTGGGAGCAGCTGCTTCGCTGCTTGTAGTTTCAGCTTTATGCTTCCCGGGTTTCTTTGGAGATGTTTTAAGTGACGTCGATACAGTCAGTAAATCCACCTCAGAGGAGGGCTCGGGACCTGACTCTCCGTGTTCCGACTCCTTCTCTAAATCTTTGTCTGGAGCAAAGGGCAGACTGGAGGTTATCGGAGATGTGCGGTGGTTGTGTGGGTATTTCGAAAAACAGACATTTTCCGAATCTGAGGTAGACTCTATGCAACGGCCTGTGTTTGTGTAAATGTTATCCATATGACCGGTCAGTGAGGCTGCCGCCTGTACTTTAGTCTCTTCCTCACAGCTAGACTCTGCTTTATTCTGGAACTTCTTCTTCACTACAAACGAGGTCTGTTCGTTAGGACTAACACCGGCTTTAGATGGACTGCTCTGGGTCAGGGGATTCGTCTGAGACTTGGGCTTCTTAGTAGATACTTTATACCAGTTAGGGTTTATATTCATCACTATGGCCTCTAGCCTGGTTCCCCTGCCAGAGCGAGGGGGAAGTCGTTTCCTCTCAGAAGTCCTCTGCTCCACCTTGACATTATCATTCAGGTGAGTAGCAGCTGTCTGCTTGGGTTTCTTTTCTGAAACCTCTGGCACAGTGCTCTCGTCTTCTGTCAAATCAACAATAGGCTCCGAAGCCGCCTTGGGTTTATGTCCTGGCTGCTGGAAGTCCTTGCTGTAATCTAACCTTGGTGTATTCTCACCATTAGACCTTGTCCCCTGTACTACAGACAGCTCAGGTCCTCCTTTCCCCAGCTCATCCCAGCAGGTATCAGCCGTGTCGTCTGGTGAATAATTGTATGCACAGGGTGAGCAAGAGGGCTGAGGCAGAATGAGCCCATCCTCTACGTCATccagtgagacagagggagagaccgggTCCTCCAGAGGACTGATATAGTCCCTATTCGGAGAACACAGGTCCCTGGGACTCCTGCGGTCCTGCATCAGGACTGGCTCCTCTGTTctagagatgagaaagagaaccTCTGAAGCCCTCTGACCATCCTCCATGTCTGTAGTGAGAGACTCTGGGGAGGAATCGATGCAGATGGCAGAGTTGGACCAGCTGCTACTACCCTGGCCATTCTGCAATCCTTTGTTGACTGTGTCCTGAGAAAGAGTGCGTTTCATTGAACTCCCTCTCTGTTGAGGCttgtatttctccactcctccGTTACTGGCAACTCGATGGCCATTGATTTCATGAGACTGCTGCATCAGACACACCCCTGCGACATTCTCACCCACCACCTGGGCTGGAGGGATAGAGTCAAACATTTCCGACCGAGGTGCGAAGCCCAGAGGCCTGTCTACCTGCTGCAGGTAGCCATCCATTGTTGAGAACCTGCTGATCGACGGGACACCGTAGAGAGAGGGatgctgggagagagagggatgctgggagagagagggatgctgggagagagagggatgctgggagagagagggatgctgggagagagagggatgctgggagagagagggatgctgggagagagagggatgctggGAGAAGACATGAGACCGGCTCACATATGAGAGAGTGACTGTGGTGTTGGAGAAGGGATTGTCTGGCTGGATCTGGTCTACTGGTTGAAGCCTGTGGTCGTGGTCAGTCTCAGGGACGTTTGGGTACCAGCTGGGAGGCTTGACCACCTGTAGGACGTCCATGGAGTTGGCTTTCAAGAGGCATTCCTCACCTTTTCTGGTCAGGTCCATCACAGCGGGAAGGCCGCGGGTGGAGGAGGGGTCCTGTGGCTCTAAATCATCATAGTCCCCCAGCGGTTGCTCCATAGCAACTGAAATTGAGCAGCAATACAGAAAGGTTAGATAAATACATGGAATtgaaatgataataataataataataataatcttgaTGACCTCAAGTGAGAACATGACTGGATATAGGACAAGATTGGGTTCCATCATCACCAAGCACATTGGTCAACAGTGGATTGCAACTTTATCTTAGCTAGAGTACAGACAACAAGCTGCTAGCGATAAAACACATCACAGACTTAGCTAGCTAAATATCGAAATAGCTAACTGGAAAGCAAACAAGTCAGAACTAAATGCTAAACGTGCCTCTTAACGTTGTTTTCGTTGGCTGTCAGCGTTCACTTAGTTTTCCAttactactgttcaaaagtaaTGTAACGTTAGTTGCAGATTCATTAAGTGGCAggtcacaagcatttcgctacactcgcattaacatctgctaaccatgtgtatgtgacaaaaaaaattggatttgatttaacaAACGAGTAAACTAACAAAGTATCGCGTTTGTACTTGCGGCTACAGTATCAAGCTGACTCGGGAAAAGTGGCCAAATCAGAAGTATATAAATTACTGGAAATCCACCAAAATAGATGCGACaagaaaagaaactaacaaaaGTTACCAACTGGCTTCGAACCTCTGCCTTCtcacaaacaaatacatttagccaactacatgtatgtttagccaactacatgtatgtttagccaactacatgtatgtttagccaactacatgtatgtttagccaactacgtgtatgtttagccaactacgtgtatgtttagccaactacgtgtatgtttagccaactacatgtatgtttagccaactacgtgtatgtttagccaactacatgtatgtttagccaactacatgtatgtttagccaactacgtgtatgtttagccaactacatgtatgtttagccaactacatgTATGTTTAGCCAACTACGTGTATGTTTATCCAACTACATTTATGTTTGGCTAACTACATgtatgtttagccaactacatgtatgtttagccaactacatgcatgtttagccaactacatgcatgtttagccaactacatttatgttTGGCTAACTACATTTATGTTTATTTGTTTAGCCAACTACATgtatgtttagccaactacatgtatgtttatttgtttagccaactacatttatgtttatttgtttagccaactacatttatgtttatttgtttggccaactacatttatgtttagccaactacatgtatgtttagccaactacgtgtatgtttagccaactacatgtatgtttagccaactacatgtatgtttagccaactacatgtatgtttagccaactacatgtatgtttagccaactacatgtatgtttagccaactacatttatgtttagccaactacatttatgtttagccaactacatttatgtttggccaactacatttatgtttatttgtttagccaactacatgtatgtttagccaactacatttacgTTTATttgtttagccaactacatttatgtttagccaactacatttacgTTTATTTGTTTAGCCAACTACAAgtatgtttagccaactacatgtatgtttatttgtttagccaactacatgtatgtttatttgtttagccaactacatgtatgtttagccaactacatgtatgtttagccaactacatgtatgtttagccaactacatgtatgtttagccaactacatgtatgtttagccaactacatgtatgtttagccaactacatgtatgtttatttatgtttagccaactacatgtatgtttagccaactacatgcatgtttatttatgtttagccaactacatgtatgtttagccaactacatttgtttatttatgtttagccaactacatttgtttatttatgtttagccaactacatttctgtttatttatgtttagccaactacatttctgtttagccaactacatgtatgtttagccaactacatttgtttatttatgtttagccaactacatttgtttatttatgtttagccaactacattttgtttatttatgtttagccaactacatttgtttatttatgtttagccaactacatttgtttatttatgtttagccaactacatttgtttatttatgtttagccaactacatttgtttatttatgtttagccaactacatgTATGTTTAGttatgtttagccaactacatgTATGTTTAGttatgtttagccaactacatgTATGTTTAGttatgtttagccaactacatgtatgtttagccaactacatgtatgtttagccaactacatgtatgtttagccaactacatttatgtttagccaactacatttatgtttagccaattacatttatgtttagccaactacatttatgtttagccaactacatttatgtttagccaactacatttctGTTCatttatgtttagccaactacatttatgttcatttatgtttagccaactacatttatgttcatttatgtttagccaactacatttatgtttagccaactacatttgtttatttatgtttagtcaactacatttatgtttagccaactacatttatgtttagccaactacatttgtttatttatgtttagccaactacatttatgtttagccaactacatttatgttAAGCCAACTACATTTGTTTatttatgtttagccaactacatttatgtttagccaactacatttgtttatttatgtttagccaactacatttatgtttagcaaactacatttatgtttagccaactacatttatgttaagccaactacatttatgttaagccaactacatttatgtttagccaactacatttatgtttagccaactacatttatgtttagccaactacatttatgtttagccaactacatttatgtttagccaactacatttctGTTCatttatgtttagccaactacatttatgttcatttatgtttagccaactacatttatgttcatttatgtttagccaactacatttatgtttagccaactacatttgtttatttatgtttagtcaactacatttatgtttagccaactacatttatgtttagccaactacatttgtttatttatgtttagccaactacatttatgtttagccaactacatttatgttAAGCCAACTACATTTGTTTatttatgtttagccaactacatttatgtttagccaactacatttgtttatttatgtttagccaactacatttatgtttagcaaactacatttatgtttagccaactacatttatgttaagccaactacatttatgttcatttatgtttagccaactacatttatgttcatttatgtttagccaactacatttatgttcatttatgtttagccaactacatttatgtttagccaactacatttatgttaagccaactacatttatgtttagccaactacatttatgtttagccaactacatttatgtttagccaactacatttatgtttagccaactacatttatgtttagccaactacatttatgtttagccaactacatttatgtttagccaactacatttgtttatttatgtttagccaactacatttatgtttagccaactacatttgtttatttatgtttagccaactacatttatgtttagccaactacatttatgtttagccaactacatttatgttcatttatgtttagccaactacatttatgtttagccaactacatttatgtttagccaactacatttatgtttagccaactacatttatgtttagccaactacatttatgtttagccaactacatttgtttatttatgtttagccaactacatttatgtttagccaactacatttatgtttagccaactacatttatgttcatttatgtttagccaactacatttatgtttagccaactacatttatgtttagccaactacatttatgtttagccaactacatttatgtttagccaactacatttatgtttagccaactacatttatgtttagccaactacatttatgtttagccaactacatttatgtttagccaactacatttgtttatttatgtttagccaactacatttatgtttagccaactacatttatgtttagccaactacatttgtttatttatgtttagccaactacatttatgtttagccaactacatttatgtttagccaactacatttatgttcatttatgtttagccaactacatttatgtttagccaactacatttatgtttagccaactacatttatgtttagccaactacatttatgtttagccaactacatttatgtttagccaactacatttatgtttagccaactacatttatgtttagccaactacatttgtttatttatgtttagccaactacatttatgtttagccaactacatttatgttcatttatgtttagccaactacatttatgtttagccaactacatttatgtttagccaactacatttatgtttagccaactacatttatgtttagccaactacatttatgtttatttatgtttagccaactacatttatgtttatttgtttagccaactacatttatgtttatttgtttagccaactacatttatgtttatttgtttagccaactacatttatgtttagccaactacagCTACCTTTCCGTAACCTGGAATAACAGCTGACTGTCCCAATCCAGCTtcctttaaaaaaagaaaaatcttCAAAATGGGTTTTGACTAAGAAGTACAGCTACGACCGGAGGGGACTTTTTCCTCGCAGGTTAGAAGAAATTACACGGCAGGTTAGGAGACTTTAGTCAAGGTTGGGGAAATGGTTAAGATGATCTCAAATGATCTCCTAACCAGTTACGAAACGTCACTTCCGGTCTTAGTTGAACTCCATCAAGTCCAGCCACAACTAGTCAAATGTGAAGGATGATTCGTGCGACAAAACAAgagttacagtaacattacctcGTTAGGTTAATCTGATAACTAACTATGTAAATAGGATACGTGTTTTGATTAGGTTAGTTAAATGTAACCAGTTCACGATGTACTAAACTAGCTGTAGTTAAGACGCTTACCACAAAACAATGTCCCTTGTAAAAGTTGCACCTCTCTAATACTCTTCTAAACTAACCAATGAATCTGTAGTTTATAGGATAACGTCATTTTATTGTGAAATAAAGGGTGACTGGCTGGTGGCTATAATAATACAATCCTTGAATATTTGCTGGTTATTTGCCATTCCGCGGTGGGGATTGATTTCCCGCAGACCACGGAGGGGTGGAGTGATGCATTTATTAGATACAGCTAACTAGCAATCAACTTTGATTTATTTATGGTTTCCTAGCTAGCTTGCTACGCTAATTTGCTAGGCCCTTCGTATGAAACAAAAGAGCGAGCATATTGCGCTGCCGGAGACTGAAACTTACCCAAACAGGAAGGAGTGTGGGGCTTTTACAAACGTCCAATTCAACAGGGAGTCTCACCCAGCATCTTGGTCAAGAGCCAATCTAACTCTT
The sequence above is drawn from the Oncorhynchus gorbuscha isolate QuinsamMale2020 ecotype Even-year linkage group LG11, OgorEven_v1.0, whole genome shotgun sequence genome and encodes:
- the LOC124048087 gene encoding transcription factor 20-like; the protein is MEQPLGDYDDLEPQDPSSTRGLPAVMDLTRKGEECLLKANSMDVLQVVKPPSWYPNVPETDHDHRLQPVDQIQPDNPFSNTTVTLSYVSRSHVFSQHPSLSQHPSLSQHPSLSQHPSLSQHPSLSQHPSLSQHPSLSQHPSLYGVPSISRFSTMDGYLQQVDRPLGFAPRSEMFDSIPPAQVVGENVAGVCLMQQSHEINGHRVASNGGVEKYKPQQRGSSMKRTLSQDTVNKGLQNGQGSSSWSNSAICIDSSPESLTTDMEDGQRASEVLFLISRTEEPVLMQDRRSPRDLCSPNRDYISPLEDPVSPSVSLDDVEDGLILPQPSCSPCAYNYSPDDTADTCWDELGKGGPELSVVQGTRSNGENTPRLDYSKDFQQPGHKPKAASEPIVDLTEDESTVPEVSEKKPKQTAATHLNDNVKVEQRTSERKRLPPRSGRGTRLEAIVMNINPNWYKVSTKKPKSQTNPLTQSSPSKAGVSPNEQTSFVVKKKFQNKAESSCEEETKVQAAASLTGHMDNIYTNTGRCIESTSDSENVCFSKYPHNHRTSPITSSLPFAPDKDLEKESEHGESGPEPSSEVDLLTVSTSLKTSPKKPGKHKAETTSSEAAAPTAKTRKATPAPKKKRKKPRLDQSSIFSPREPEIKLKYINYKEEKRDMRVDTFSPFIHIEHKPSSTSPANCTVINYPEEEKPRQNGQGQQQAGSSGSRGFIPGAVPSTSCLQLGRISTHSQHHSSLVCCLCGGSANAMDLGDLHGPYYPEGYRPGTEAPASKPGLKEEEDLSDSDSSCSVRGRGRKCARPPGVPWPHKPDPRLKREGLLGRWTSDSDPSGSPGSKRGRIEAGPSVTSGSRAAVDDWYVPPVVPLDQCEYWLHEDCSIWSAGVFLVKGRVYGLEEAVKVAQETTCSRCHNPGATLGCFIKGCPNKYHYRCSLQSDCVLNEENFSMKCTKHKNKSFQGLPGSRRDNR